From Loxodonta africana isolate mLoxAfr1 chromosome 2, mLoxAfr1.hap2, whole genome shotgun sequence, the proteins below share one genomic window:
- the RPS23 gene encoding small ribosomal subunit protein uS12, producing MGKCRGLRTARKLRSHRRDQKWHDKQYKKAHLGTALKANPFGGASHAKGIVLEKVGVEAKQPNSAIRKCVRVQLIKNGKKITAFVPNDGCLNFIEENDEVLVAGFGRKGHAVGDIPGVRFKVVKVANVSLLALYKGKKERPRS from the exons ATGG GCAAGTGTCGAGGTCTTCGTACTGCCAGGAAGCTCCGTAGCCACCGACGGGACCAGAAGTGGCAtgataaacagtataaaaaagcTCATCTGGGCACAGCTTTGAAGGCCAACCCCTTTGGGGGCGCTTCCCATGCAAAGGGAATTGTGTTGGAAAAAGT AGGAGTTGAAGCCAAACAGCCAAATTCTGCCATTAGGAAGTGTGTCCGAGTCCAGCTGATCAAGAATGGCAAGAAAATCACAGCCTTTGTACCCAATGATGGTTGCTTGAATTTTATTGAG GAAAACGATGAAGTTCTGGTTGCTGGATTTGGTCGCAAAGGTCATGCTGTTGGTGACATTCCTGGAGTCCGCTTTAAGGTTGTTAAAGTAGCCAATGTCTCTCTTTTGGCCTTATACAAAGGCAAGAAGGAAAGGCCACGATCATAA